The following coding sequences are from one Dreissena polymorpha isolate Duluth1 chromosome 8, UMN_Dpol_1.0, whole genome shotgun sequence window:
- the LOC127840411 gene encoding chymotrypsin B-like gives MMIGYLLAFVFFVNVGTTFSNTIDQNSRIINGSPTTTGKHPHQISLQVIRRGQWFHICGGSIVGKNWVVTAAHCVDSLRCLKDPADLSGNTIALANSGENFDGQTCTISGWGLTETGGPNQLQETDGVILTHNECLSTWGTDYDSSAHICIDNKNTGACFGDSGGPMVCVRGSTRVLAGLSSWGESRCITTFPEVYTRVPTYREWLDETMLN, from the exons ATGATGATCGGGTATCTGCTTGCGTTCGTCTTTTTTGTCAATGTTGGAACTACATTTTCCAATACGATTGACCAAAACTCAAGGATCATCAACGGTAGTCCGACGACCACTGGGAAACACCCGCACCAGATTTCACTCCAAGTGATTCGAAGAGGTCAATGGTTCCATATATGCGGAGGGTCCATAGTCGGGAAAAATTGGGTTGTGACCGCCGCACACTGTGTGGACAGCTTGAGGTGT CTCAAAGATCCCGCTGACCTCTCGGGAAATACCATAGCCCTTGCCAATTCTGGCGAGAACTTTGATGGCCAAACATGTACGATCAGTGGATGGGGACTTACTGAAACAG GCGGCCCGAACCAACTGCAGGAGACCGACGGTGTCATCCTGACACATAACGAGTGCCTTTCTACATGGGGCACAGATTACGACAGCAGTGCACACATCTGTATCGACAACAAGAACACTGGCGCCTGCTTT GGTGACAGCGGTGGCCCGATGGTGTGTGTCCGTGGCTCGACCCGCGTGCTGGCCGGTCTGAGCTCCTGGGGCGAATCAAGGTGTATCACCACGTTCCCTGAAGTGTACACCAGGGTGCCCACGTACAGGGAATGGCTCGACGAGACCATGTTGAACTAA